In Thermococcus sp., the genomic stretch AGGAGGGCAAGGACGTTCCCATAGAGGAGATCCTCGCCACCCCCTACGTTTTCAAGGACGCCCACAAGGGCGACAAGGCCAGCGAGCACGAGATGGAGAAGATATTCGGCACCAGCGACCCCTACGAGGTGGCAAAGGTAATCCTTCGCAAGGGTGACGTTCAGCTCACAGCAGAGCAGAGGAGGCAGATGCTCGAAGATAAGAGGCGCTACATAGCGACGGTGATTCACAGGCACGCCGTGGATCCAAGGACGGGCTATCCGCACCCAGTTGATAGAATCCTCCGGGCGATGGAAGAGGCAGGGGTTCACATCGACCTGTTCAAGGATGCCGAGGCGCAGGTCCCGGGTGTTATCAAGGCCATAAGGCCCCTCCTCCCGATAAAGCTTGAGATGAAGGTTATAGCAGTGAAGATACCCGGCGACTACGTGGGCAGGGCATACGGAGAGGTAAGGAAGTTTGGAACTATAAAGCGCGAAGAGTGGGCCAGCGACGGCTCGTGGATGTTCCTCATCGAGATTCCCGGAGGAGTCGAGGAGGAGTTTTATGAGAAGCTTAATGCCCTCACGAAGGGCAATGCGATAACTAAACTGATAGAGAGGAAGGGACTATGAGACGGATTTTTGTAAAAAATAGGGAACTGGTGGTT encodes the following:
- a CDS encoding ribosome assembly factor SBDS; the protein is MPISVDKAVIARLKTHGETFEILVDPYLARDFKEGKDVPIEEILATPYVFKDAHKGDKASEHEMEKIFGTSDPYEVAKVILRKGDVQLTAEQRRQMLEDKRRYIATVIHRHAVDPRTGYPHPVDRILRAMEEAGVHIDLFKDAEAQVPGVIKAIRPLLPIKLEMKVIAVKIPGDYVGRAYGEVRKFGTIKREEWASDGSWMFLIEIPGGVEEEFYEKLNALTKGNAITKLIERKGL